Genomic DNA from Hordeum vulgare subsp. vulgare chromosome 2H, MorexV3_pseudomolecules_assembly, whole genome shotgun sequence:
ATCTGCTAGACAGCAAGGAGTACAAGCAACCGGGTCATAACTAAGATATAAGAGAAGCTAGGCAGGCATTACTCCAATACCTCATCTGTAGTAAGCTCATGATTCTTCATAGGCAGAGATGCTGGATCGTCAAATGAAATTGTCAAAAAAGAACCAAGAAAGTCCAGTGGTGTCTGGGCCTCAGACCATATAAAATCTGATGCTAGACCAGTTTTCCAGAATTCTGTGCTTTCCTGCCTACATACATAGTGTATGACACAAATTTAGAACAGCGTACCTCCAAACTGGACAACTTCAAACTTGGAAAGTACGGATCATGAAGAAAAGAACAGCAATGCCAGCTAATTTTACTGCCTATTTACTGCTCTAAAATAATCGTGCTTAACTGCTTTTTTGACTTTATGAATAAGCTCATCCTATCTCTCCCTCTATTTCAGATGGCGATGGCACAACATTATATTGATGTCAGAAAGGTATGGCGTCTCCCATATGACGAAGTACATGGTGAGGCCAACGCCTTTGCATGGAGGCACCATACCTTTGCAGCAACAATATTGTGACAAACGATGTCACATAACAACTACATGAGCTactaagatatgcaagaagacaaATTCCAGTGTTGATgtcaaacaaaaaaacaaaaacaaaaaaagctaCCGCTTGCTCTTCTCTGCATCCACACTCATCAAGTGCAAGTGCTTCAAATCAAGAAGTTCTGGTTGAATGTTTGCGGGGGCTTTATATCTCAGACAGATAACATAAATTTCAGCAGGCGTGCACCGACTTGCTACAGGTCTACTCAGATGGACACGCTCAAATAGCTGTAATGTGTACATTTGATGCATtaatagcaacttgaataaaaGAAATAGCAAAACAAACACTTTAAAAAGCTGTGATCAAAACACACCTGTTTCAGGCAGAACATTATAGCGTTGTAATCTTGACACCTGAAGAACTATTGAAGAGAATAAAAACTGATTTCAGATGTGCACTTCACACAGGGGAACGACATCAAGAGTCATAATTTGCTTCGTAACAGATTGAAGAACTAatggaaataaaaaaatgagtgTTACAAGAAGGCATCAACATAAAAACTACTACCTCCGTTACTCGTTTTTTCAGTTCAAATTGAATTgcaaaaatgtcttatatttagttaTGGAAGTAGTACCAAGAAGCTACCAGAACAAATATGATCCACTATGTTTATCACACTAGGTAAAGTACTGATCCACTATGAAAGCTTAGTCACACTAGCATATATATCCGACAAACTTTTATAACATAAAAAAACATATTTATCACATGTTTGCATAAGAAGCCTCACATCATGAATTCACCCTGCAAAACAAATACATCATTCATACCTTAGTGATGAAGGTGCCATTGGGGGCGAGGAACATGGTAGCTAGGCGCACGGCGTCCATGACAAGCGCTGACTGCGTGGTGGTGGCCTCCTGCGCAGCCGATGCACCGGTGCCACCGCACTTTTTCTTTCGTCCAGCACCGTCGTGGAGGACGACTTCAAATGATGCGACGCCCCTTGAATCCATGAGCCGCCGCACGGCGGCGCCGCACCTGGCACTGGCAGTTATGTCTTCCTTGAGAGAGAGAGCGCCGCTGATGGGGCGGATGGGAGCGAGGTCGACACCGACGACGAAGGCGCCGGGGGCGGCGCGGCTGACGGCCACCTGGACCCACCCCCCAGGCGCGGCGCAGAGATCAAGCACCGCGCGAGCCGTCGGGAGAAAACGGAAGAGCGTGTCGAGCTGGAGCAGCTTGAAGGCCGCGCGACTTCGGTACCCTTGCTCCTTCGCAAGGAGGTCGAACTTGTCGTGCCGCCGCTGTTTCCCGATCCCCGCATCCATGGGCATGGCTGACGCCATCGCCGCAGAATTCTCAATGGGAGGAGAGCTGCGAACTAGGGTTTCGAGGCCGGGCTTGCTTCTCTGCGGGTTTTTTTTTTTACAGTGCAGGACGCTTCGCTCGTTTTGTCCTGAGTTTTCTTAAGAGGTTTTTGTTCAGAGTTTTTTTTAAGGGTAACTAGGGGTTTTATTCAAGGCGTAGTATCTAATGCATCTGCGATGATTTGTGAATCCCTCTATCCGTTGACTTTCGACCGGCCGATCCCCCATTCCACGCACGCGATAAAAATCTGCATGGAGTTGCGAAAACACGCCCGCACCAGCTTTTAGTTATGCCTGCTTATTTGCTAATAACCCCCCAACCAAAGCAGTTGTGCTAATCCCCGCACGTCTCCTTCTCAATTCCTAATTGCAGCCGCAACATGCATCCCAGCGACAGGTACGAGCAGGACGCCATGCATCCGAACGGACAGTCGGCACGGCGGAATTCATCTTCCTTAATGATCTCTGCAACGGCCATGACGGGATGCATCTCTGATTCCGTACGCCCCATTAGGGTGATGGAAAAATCTTTGTCCCATGATACGCCGCAACTGATCTTGGCGGCTCCTGCTGTTATGGATGTCCAATATACATCAGCGGTGATCCATAGTACAAGTGATGATCCTGAGCATGCCTGTGCATCTAGCCGCTTGGAGGCCCATCTCAGTTTCCATGCTATGGCTGTAGAAAATACTACTACTGCAGAATACGAATCAGACTTCAGTACTATGCATGGAGCTTCAGATAACATTGGTAAATGCTAACCATGTTGGGTATGACCCAGACGGCCAGACTATTTGTGTATGTTGTACATGTGTTCTAATTATCTAGAGACTGACAATATTGATGCATGTGCAGCTACAGAATTaggcaaaaacttgaaaactcaaGTGAAGGAGGGAGAGTTTGCTAcgccaaaaaagaaagaaagcatTCCTCTATTTGTGAGTTTTATAACTTTTTGTTTGCCATGTCCATGTTCAGTTCAGAAGTTTATGCATGATGATGATTATTGTCTTCCATTATTTATTTTTAGTGTTCCTCTTTTACACCGAGATGTGACGAGAAGCTGAAGCCTAAAGTAGGGATGACATTTGAAGGCCTTGAGGCCGTGGAGGAGTTTTACAAGTCATATGCACATCATGTGGGTTTTGGCGTTCGTGTGGGACAACAGAAAAGGTTGGACAATAATGTGGTTCGAACAAAGCGGTTCATGTGCAATAGGGAAGGATTCAGGTCTAAGAAGAGCAAGGACATTAAAGATCCAACAAAGAAATTTCGTAAGAATACAACCACACGATGTGATTGTGATGCACATATCTTCGTCAAGCTGTGTGGCGATAACACCTAGAAGTTACATTCATGGATTGAGCGCCACAGTCATGGCCTTGTATCGCCTGATAAATGCATTTGATCAGATCAAATCGCAAAGTTAGTGAGAGGGCAAAAAATACACTATACACATGTCACAAAGCAAGCATAGGCACATGTCAGTCATACATGCTCCTTCAAGTCAGCGAAGG
This window encodes:
- the LOC123428830 gene encoding adoMet-dependent rRNA methyltransferase spb1-like — protein: MASAMPMDAGIGKQRRHDKFDLLAKEQGYRSRAAFKLLQLDTLFRFLPTARAVLDLCAAPGGWVQVAVSRAAPGAFVVGVDLAPIRPISGALSLKEDITASARCGAAVRRLMDSRGVASFEVVLHDGAGRKKKCGGTGASAAQEATTTQSALVMDAVRLATMFLAPNGTFITKFFRCQDYNAIMFCLKQLFERVHLSRPVASRCTPAEIYVICLRYKAPANIQPELLDLKHLHLMSVDAEKSKRQESTEFWKTGLASDFIWSEAQTPLDFLGSFLTISFDDPASLPMKNHELTTDEIKDLCEYLFVLRENGYNHLLKWRMRIRKALLSCSQVTLKADGTVTDSKGSDDDQLLHEVEDLKNIVDTKRMKVKHQSRPHAKGKAHKTSGMQIGATEDGYGDPDLFPICAIEGEKELHAAESPLLDLEEDIRNSENEETQALEDSGEEMDYDQEQQRYGAQVKGILDEAQVPFGTEKCGEVKRPSKHAKRTNPYGNTEVISSLVYMIISPKKD